From Vreelandella neptunia, the proteins below share one genomic window:
- a CDS encoding RluA family pseudouridine synthase has translation MSEGREVQWVDIAPEQAGQRIDNFLMTRLKGAPRALIYRIVRKGEVRVNKKRVKVDYRLQAGDLVRVPPLRLAPREAVKEVSDNLRDLLVGSVIMEGPDWMVLNKPSGLAVHGGSGVKIGLIEALRQVRDDLSFLELVHRLDRDTSGCLLLAKSRDALVTLNESLKKHGMDKRYLALVSGRWPARKTYESARLDRFDAGNGERRVRVDPNGKVSRTHFSVVETFEKVTLIEAEPVTGRTHQIRVHAAHAGHALLGDDKYATRESGLLTKQLGLGRLFLHARALTFPEPTNGRPVTVKAPLPEALEETLKRARQ, from the coding sequence ATGTCCGAAGGGCGTGAAGTGCAGTGGGTGGATATCGCCCCGGAGCAAGCAGGGCAGCGAATTGATAATTTTCTCATGACGCGGCTTAAAGGGGCGCCTCGCGCGCTTATTTATCGCATCGTGCGTAAAGGCGAAGTGCGCGTTAATAAAAAGCGTGTGAAGGTGGATTACCGTTTGCAAGCGGGGGATTTAGTACGCGTTCCGCCGCTGCGTTTGGCGCCTCGCGAAGCGGTGAAGGAAGTCAGTGATAATTTGCGCGACCTGCTGGTAGGCAGCGTTATCATGGAAGGCCCCGATTGGATGGTGCTTAACAAACCCTCTGGTTTGGCGGTGCATGGCGGCAGCGGGGTTAAAATTGGTTTAATAGAAGCGCTGCGCCAGGTGCGCGATGATCTAAGCTTTCTGGAACTGGTTCACCGCTTGGATCGCGATACATCCGGCTGTTTGCTGCTGGCCAAGTCGCGAGATGCGCTGGTGACGCTGAACGAGTCGCTGAAAAAGCATGGCATGGATAAGCGTTACCTGGCCCTGGTCAGTGGGCGCTGGCCTGCGCGGAAAACCTATGAGAGTGCTCGGTTAGACCGCTTTGATGCCGGTAACGGCGAGCGGAGGGTAAGGGTAGATCCCAACGGGAAAGTGTCGCGCACCCACTTTTCAGTGGTCGAAACCTTCGAAAAAGTAACCCTTATAGAGGCTGAGCCGGTCACGGGCCGTACCCACCAGATTCGCGTACATGCCGCCCACGCAGGCCATGCGTTATTAGGTGACGATAAGTACGCTACCCGTGAAAGTGGTCTGCTCACCAAGCAGTTAGGGCTGGGGCGTCTGTTCCTTCATGCGCGAGCGCTGACCTTTCCTGAGCCTACTAACGGCCGCCCGGTTACCGTCAAGGCGCCGTTGCCAGAAGCTCTGGAAGAAACGCTCAAGCGCGCCCGTCAATAA
- the sppA gene encoding signal peptide peptidase SppA — MSDDPTRQEGAQEGHDGPVNSDQTNEFKEDPWTEGPEVPPGKGAKQSPGAPGDDAETLRERQRLAQLEMMDHWIDGVLTEQRRTRRWKLFFRLMFLAVVLAALSAALYSLFWDSPSVATPTQRHLGIVKVDGVIASDSPANAERIIQGLNRAWDAESAAAVVLHINSPGGSPVQSQRIYAEIMRLREQGDKPIIAVIEDVGASGAYYIAAAADEIVASPVSLVGSIGVIYAGFGFEEAIERIGVERRVLTAGENKAFLDPFQPLDNEAEAFWQGVLSQTHRQFIDDVRAGRGERLSDSSDIFSGLIWSGEQSLELGLVDQLGSLEQLSRDQVGNIDWVDYTPSLDPFERFTRRFTEVTAEVLGIRAPNTPLSF, encoded by the coding sequence ATGAGTGACGATCCAACCCGCCAAGAGGGTGCACAAGAGGGTCATGATGGCCCGGTTAATAGCGACCAGACCAACGAGTTCAAGGAAGATCCTTGGACTGAAGGGCCCGAAGTTCCACCTGGTAAGGGAGCTAAGCAGTCTCCGGGGGCGCCAGGTGATGATGCCGAAACCCTGCGCGAACGCCAGCGATTAGCGCAGCTGGAAATGATGGATCACTGGATAGACGGCGTCTTGACCGAGCAGCGGCGGACTCGGCGCTGGAAGCTGTTTTTCCGGCTGATGTTTCTCGCTGTTGTCCTGGCGGCGCTGTCTGCCGCGCTTTATAGCCTGTTCTGGGATTCGCCAAGTGTCGCAACGCCCACCCAGCGCCACTTGGGCATTGTTAAGGTTGATGGGGTGATTGCTAGCGATTCGCCAGCCAATGCGGAGCGCATCATCCAAGGGTTAAACCGAGCCTGGGATGCCGAAAGCGCTGCTGCCGTGGTGCTGCACATTAATAGCCCCGGCGGAAGCCCCGTTCAGTCTCAGCGTATCTATGCGGAAATCATGCGCCTACGTGAGCAAGGTGATAAACCAATTATTGCGGTGATTGAGGATGTCGGTGCCAGCGGCGCTTATTACATTGCTGCAGCGGCAGATGAGATTGTTGCCTCGCCGGTGAGCTTAGTGGGCTCGATTGGTGTGATTTACGCTGGTTTTGGCTTTGAGGAGGCGATAGAGCGAATTGGCGTTGAGCGCCGCGTACTCACCGCAGGAGAGAATAAGGCCTTTTTAGACCCATTCCAGCCGCTGGATAATGAGGCAGAGGCGTTTTGGCAAGGCGTGCTGAGCCAAACTCATCGCCAGTTTATCGATGACGTCCGGGCGGGGCGCGGCGAACGGCTCAGTGATAGCTCGGACATTTTCTCAGGCCTGATCTGGAGTGGTGAGCAGAGCCTCGAACTAGGGTTGGTCGATCAGCTAGGTAGCCTTGAACAGCTGTCTCGCGATCAAGTAGGTAATATCGACTGGGTGGACTATACGCCGAGTCTTGATCCATTTGAGCGCTTTACTCGGCGTTTTACCGAGGTTACCGCCGAAGTGCTGGGCATTAGGGCGCCTAACACCCCGCTTAGTTTCTGA
- the rne gene encoding ribonuclease E codes for MKRMLINATQPEELRVALVDGQRLYDLDIESGAREQKKANIYRGKITRVEPSLEAAFVDYGADRHGFLPLKEISREYFVKDVSGRPSIKEVLKEGQEVIVQVDKEERGNKGAALTTFVSLAGRFLVLMPNNPRAGGISRRIEGDERSQLKDAMGQLTVPDKMGLIVRTAGIGRNPEELQWDLDYLVQVWESITTEAAKRPAPFLIYRESNVIIRAMRDYLRQDIGEVLIDSPEIHAEALAFIRQVMPSYQQKIKLYADEVPLFSRFQIESQIETAYQREVKLPSGGSIVIDHTEALVSIDINSARATRGSDIEETALQTNSEAADEIARQLRLRDIGGLVVIDFIDMGPARNQREVENRMRDALKLDRARVQIGRISRFGLMEMSRQRLRPSLGETSGVVCPRCNGQGTIRDVRSLSLSIMRLIEEEAMKENSAQIRAILPVPVATYLLNEKRSVLADLESRQNVRVVLLPNPDMDTPHYDVQRLRDDHLDEDDTQSLSSFELSTDTEVGKEPTPSFVPPAQRAEAAVKSVTHNAPAPASLQTEEKAPAAAPAVKAAPVTSEQPSVIGRFIRGFAKLLGSDESSAEATPEPKVETPAPRKPSERKTNQRSGESRQKSSRGERGDNASRNESRSDNSARPEPKAEQKTEQKAEQRSSTPRPASDDSSDKRSGPSRTRNRRRHPQQDDANGQESAKAPRKENHADSSSSSSKDSSSKDSATKEGSKESTSGRSAAQKESRRDGGDKNRDSQRDETAKSSEPKNVETKQDDGKPKRTRNNPRNRTRTQAINPQAEAEQLKLQAEAQSEAPAVTPEPAEAPEAEEQAQVAKAATNDTTIALGSDSDVTAQPEAAAADAPEPNAEQADDATTADRPVAENAKARKSTHQRRQPKAASPTEQTSTAATVEQNEAVAKTSEPEATASEEPSAPSEETSATAKANAEPTESEKTDDSQQPSASEQAAPEAIEPPADNAVDPTATIEEAASPAPFNSADTDQSSDERQPEEVSAKTQTRQEASNPEVAESTSESASESVSAAPSTEEPANSEPQQDSAEKGDEPKSVKDTNAEDRSVEEKSAEESSAEPKSSDDSSDGGSDNSSEKSSDELAATETPATEATAAEADAQPVASEAPAEATVTEEAPKPRRRRTRAHNDPREKRKQAQQDTRSE; via the coding sequence ATGAAACGGATGCTTATCAATGCGACCCAGCCCGAAGAGCTGCGTGTCGCTTTAGTTGATGGACAACGCCTATACGATTTAGATATCGAATCCGGCGCAAGAGAACAGAAAAAAGCCAATATCTATCGCGGCAAAATCACCCGTGTAGAGCCCTCCTTGGAAGCCGCCTTCGTTGACTACGGCGCCGACCGACACGGCTTTTTGCCCCTCAAAGAGATCTCTCGCGAGTACTTTGTCAAAGATGTTTCCGGACGTCCGAGCATTAAAGAAGTGCTTAAAGAGGGCCAAGAGGTCATCGTCCAGGTCGATAAAGAGGAGCGTGGCAATAAAGGCGCCGCGCTAACTACTTTTGTCAGCCTGGCTGGGCGCTTTTTAGTATTGATGCCCAATAATCCGCGTGCGGGCGGTATTTCTCGCCGTATCGAAGGCGACGAGCGCAGCCAGCTCAAAGACGCCATGGGCCAGCTCACCGTGCCGGATAAAATGGGCCTGATTGTGCGCACCGCGGGCATCGGTCGTAACCCGGAAGAGCTACAGTGGGATTTGGATTACCTCGTTCAGGTGTGGGAATCGATCACCACCGAAGCCGCCAAGCGCCCTGCCCCGTTCCTGATCTACCGGGAATCCAACGTCATCATTCGCGCCATGCGCGACTACCTACGCCAGGACATTGGCGAAGTACTGATCGACAGCCCCGAGATTCACGCTGAAGCGCTGGCCTTCATCCGCCAGGTGATGCCCTCCTATCAGCAGAAGATCAAGCTCTACGCGGACGAAGTCCCGCTATTCTCGCGCTTCCAGATCGAATCACAAATCGAAACCGCCTATCAGCGCGAAGTGAAGCTGCCTTCTGGTGGCTCGATTGTGATCGACCACACTGAGGCGCTGGTCTCCATCGATATCAACTCCGCCCGCGCCACCCGGGGCAGCGATATCGAAGAGACGGCACTACAGACCAACTCTGAAGCCGCCGACGAGATCGCCCGCCAACTGCGCCTGCGCGATATTGGCGGTTTGGTGGTGATCGACTTTATCGACATGGGGCCTGCGCGCAACCAGCGTGAAGTTGAAAACCGCATGCGTGATGCCCTCAAGCTGGATCGCGCACGGGTGCAAATTGGGCGTATTTCACGCTTTGGCCTGATGGAAATGTCCCGCCAGCGCCTGCGTCCCTCGCTGGGGGAAACCAGCGGCGTGGTCTGCCCGCGCTGTAATGGCCAAGGCACCATTCGCGATGTTCGCTCGCTGTCGCTGTCCATCATGCGTCTGATTGAAGAAGAGGCGATGAAAGAGAACAGCGCGCAAATTCGCGCCATTCTGCCGGTACCCGTGGCGACTTACTTGCTCAATGAAAAACGCAGCGTGCTGGCAGATCTAGAGTCTCGCCAGAATGTTCGCGTAGTACTGCTGCCCAATCCTGACATGGATACGCCTCACTACGACGTACAGCGCCTGCGTGATGATCACCTGGACGAGGATGACACCCAAAGCCTATCGAGCTTTGAGCTCTCCACCGATACCGAAGTAGGCAAAGAGCCGACACCCAGCTTCGTGCCGCCCGCTCAACGCGCCGAAGCCGCCGTCAAGAGTGTTACCCACAACGCTCCCGCGCCGGCATCGCTGCAAACGGAAGAGAAGGCGCCCGCTGCAGCTCCAGCGGTCAAAGCAGCACCTGTGACCAGCGAACAACCCAGCGTTATTGGGCGCTTTATCCGCGGCTTCGCCAAGTTGCTCGGTAGCGACGAAAGCAGCGCCGAAGCCACGCCAGAGCCCAAGGTTGAAACACCCGCGCCGCGCAAGCCAAGCGAGCGCAAAACCAATCAACGCAGCGGCGAGTCGCGGCAAAAGTCGTCGCGTGGCGAGCGAGGCGACAACGCCAGCCGTAATGAGTCGCGCAGCGATAACAGCGCCCGCCCCGAGCCCAAAGCTGAACAAAAAACTGAACAGAAAGCCGAGCAGCGCAGCAGCACACCGCGTCCTGCCAGTGACGACAGTAGTGATAAGCGTAGCGGCCCCAGCCGTACCCGAAACCGCCGTCGTCACCCCCAGCAGGACGACGCTAACGGTCAAGAATCAGCCAAAGCGCCTCGTAAAGAGAACCATGCTGATAGCTCTTCTAGCTCTTCCAAAGATAGCTCTTCCAAAGACAGCGCCACCAAAGAGGGCTCTAAAGAGAGCACCAGCGGCAGAAGTGCAGCGCAGAAAGAGTCACGTCGTGATGGTGGTGACAAAAACCGCGACAGTCAGCGCGATGAAACGGCCAAGAGTTCAGAGCCCAAGAACGTCGAGACCAAGCAGGATGACGGCAAGCCGAAGCGTACGCGTAATAACCCGCGTAACCGCACGCGCACCCAGGCGATCAATCCCCAGGCAGAAGCTGAGCAGTTAAAACTGCAGGCCGAGGCTCAGAGTGAAGCGCCCGCAGTGACACCAGAGCCAGCCGAAGCCCCTGAGGCAGAAGAACAGGCACAGGTGGCTAAAGCAGCGACAAATGACACAACGATTGCACTAGGATCGGACTCGGACGTCACCGCTCAGCCAGAAGCGGCAGCAGCCGATGCGCCTGAGCCCAACGCCGAGCAAGCGGACGACGCAACGACCGCCGATCGGCCCGTGGCAGAAAACGCTAAAGCGCGCAAGTCGACGCACCAGCGCCGTCAGCCTAAAGCGGCTTCACCAACGGAGCAAACGTCAACTGCCGCCACCGTTGAGCAAAATGAGGCCGTTGCAAAGACAAGCGAACCGGAGGCCACAGCCAGCGAAGAGCCGTCAGCGCCATCTGAGGAGACCTCAGCAACAGCCAAGGCCAACGCAGAGCCGACTGAAAGTGAGAAAACCGACGATAGCCAGCAGCCCAGTGCTAGTGAACAGGCAGCGCCTGAAGCCATCGAACCGCCTGCAGACAACGCCGTTGACCCAACGGCAACTATTGAAGAGGCGGCCTCCCCGGCACCTTTCAATAGTGCGGATACGGATCAAAGCAGCGACGAGCGTCAGCCCGAAGAAGTTTCAGCTAAGACCCAAACCCGCCAGGAAGCGTCAAACCCAGAGGTTGCTGAGAGTACTTCTGAGAGCGCTTCTGAGAGTGTCTCCGCAGCCCCTTCAACTGAAGAGCCTGCCAACAGCGAGCCGCAGCAAGACAGCGCAGAAAAAGGTGATGAGCCTAAGAGTGTTAAAGACACAAACGCTGAAGACAGAAGCGTTGAAGAAAAAAGCGCTGAAGAGAGTAGCGCTGAACCTAAGAGTTCTGATGATAGCTCTGACGGCGGTTCTGACAATAGCTCTGAAAAGAGCAGTGACGAACTAGCAGCGACTGAAACACCTGCGACTGAAGCCACTGCAGCTGAAGCAGACGCTCAGCCGGTCGCCAGTGAAGCACCCGCTGAAGCCACAGTAACGGAAGAAGCGCCTAAACCGCGCCGTCGCCGCACCCGGGCCCACAACGACCCACGTGAGAAGCGCAAACAGGCGCAGCAAGACACACGCTCCGAATAG
- the murB gene encoding UDP-N-acetylmuramate dehydrogenase produces the protein MNILSNVDLSAANTLRLPCQAERFASPKTLTALRQTVAEARHKGWSVTLLGGGSNVLLPEALPGLVVRPDLQQHWLSQRQGQVLAHVGAGVNWHTLVMATAARGLWGIENLALIPGSCGAAPVQNIGAYGVELADTLQAVQVMELATGRVNWLSAQECGFGYRESIFKGELAGSIVITQLVLRLSPTPAPRLGYGDLAARLASSPTPLAVAEAVCGIRREKLPDPQVLANAGSFFKNPLVADVLAAQLLQQYPAMPHFPQEGGQTKLAAGWLIDQCGLKGMRDGAFGVHQHQALVLVHFGGGDRQGLMKTASYIADQVEARFGVRLEPEPRLINPC, from the coding sequence ATGAATATTCTCAGCAATGTGGATTTGTCCGCCGCTAATACACTTAGGCTCCCCTGCCAAGCAGAGCGCTTCGCGTCACCAAAGACATTAACAGCACTACGCCAAACGGTAGCCGAGGCACGCCATAAAGGCTGGTCCGTCACGCTGCTCGGTGGCGGCAGCAATGTTCTGCTTCCCGAGGCACTACCAGGTTTGGTGGTGCGGCCTGATTTGCAACAGCACTGGCTCAGTCAGCGTCAAGGGCAGGTGCTTGCCCACGTAGGGGCGGGGGTTAATTGGCATACGCTGGTGATGGCGACTGCTGCACGCGGCCTGTGGGGCATTGAAAATCTAGCGCTCATCCCCGGCAGTTGTGGTGCTGCGCCGGTGCAGAACATTGGTGCCTACGGTGTTGAACTTGCCGATACGCTGCAAGCGGTGCAGGTAATGGAGCTTGCCACCGGGCGGGTAAATTGGCTAAGCGCGCAAGAGTGCGGCTTTGGTTACCGTGAGAGTATTTTTAAAGGCGAGTTGGCAGGTAGTATTGTGATCACTCAGCTAGTCTTGCGTTTGTCACCCACGCCTGCCCCCCGGCTAGGGTATGGCGATCTCGCTGCACGTTTAGCAAGCTCTCCCACGCCGCTGGCGGTAGCCGAAGCGGTATGTGGTATTCGACGCGAGAAGCTGCCCGACCCACAGGTGCTGGCCAATGCGGGGAGCTTCTTCAAAAATCCGCTGGTAGCTGATGTGCTGGCAGCGCAGTTGTTGCAGCAGTATCCTGCTATGCCCCATTTCCCACAGGAAGGAGGGCAAACAAAGCTGGCGGCGGGGTGGTTAATCGACCAGTGTGGCTTGAAAGGGATGCGTGATGGTGCCTTCGGAGTACACCAGCATCAAGCGCTGGTGCTGGTGCACTTTGGCGGCGGTGATCGTCAGGGGCTAATGAAAACAGCTAGCTATATCGCTGACCAAGTCGAGGCACGCTTTGGGGTGCGCTTAGAGCCCGAGCCGCGGTTAATTAATCCCTGTTAG
- a CDS encoding low molecular weight protein-tyrosine-phosphatase, whose protein sequence is MKVLFVCLGNICRSPTAEGVFRRALERAGLADEVEIDSCGVGSWHLGKAPDARAQQAALLRGIDISDLRARQLSEHDFTQFDYVLGMDQDNLRAMRELQPANSQAHVGLFLDFAGTPGAEVPDPYFGGDEGFEKVLDMIEAASEGLIRHLKREL, encoded by the coding sequence GTGAAAGTATTATTTGTATGTTTAGGCAATATTTGCCGTTCACCGACCGCCGAAGGTGTTTTTCGTCGTGCTCTTGAGCGAGCAGGGTTGGCCGATGAGGTCGAGATAGACTCCTGCGGCGTCGGCAGTTGGCATTTGGGCAAAGCCCCAGACGCCCGCGCCCAGCAGGCAGCACTACTGCGCGGTATCGATATAAGCGACCTGCGTGCCCGCCAGCTAAGCGAGCACGATTTTACCCAATTCGACTACGTGCTGGGCATGGATCAGGACAATCTACGCGCCATGCGCGAGCTGCAGCCTGCCAATAGCCAGGCGCATGTTGGGCTGTTTTTAGATTTTGCTGGTACCCCCGGTGCTGAAGTCCCAGACCCTTATTTTGGCGGTGATGAGGGATTTGAGAAGGTTCTAGATATGATTGAAGCTGCATCAGAAGGGCTGATTCGACACCTTAAGCGAGAGCTGTAA
- a CDS encoding Maf family protein: MTSPSMTAPSSTQPLSAQPLNTQSLKTELVLASSSRWRRELLDRLQLPYQCHSPDIDETPHNGETPHALVHRLALSKANAVSAHFPHHCIIGSDQVAVFEGDILGKPHTVEKACANLARFSGQRVTFLTGLALLDTRHQRHQVHVEPFEVVFRTLSTQEIENYVTKEQPLDSAGSFRMEGLGIALFERLEGRDPNALIGLPLIALCDMLRQAGLDPLGAP, encoded by the coding sequence GTGACCTCACCCTCCATGACAGCGCCATCGAGCACTCAGCCCTTAAGTGCCCAGCCCTTAAATACTCAGTCCTTAAAGACGGAGCTGGTACTTGCCTCAAGCTCACGCTGGCGGCGTGAGTTGCTGGATCGACTGCAACTCCCCTACCAGTGCCATTCACCGGATATTGATGAAACGCCGCATAATGGCGAAACACCACACGCACTGGTACATCGCCTAGCGCTTAGCAAAGCCAACGCCGTGTCGGCTCACTTCCCCCACCACTGCATTATAGGCTCCGACCAGGTGGCGGTATTTGAAGGCGACATTCTTGGCAAACCCCATACAGTAGAAAAGGCCTGCGCTAACCTTGCCCGCTTCTCTGGCCAGCGCGTCACCTTTCTGACCGGTTTAGCGCTACTGGATACACGCCACCAGCGCCATCAGGTTCATGTCGAGCCCTTCGAGGTCGTGTTCCGCACTCTTAGCACGCAGGAGATCGAAAACTATGTGACCAAAGAGCAGCCGCTAGATAGCGCTGGCAGCTTTCGTATGGAAGGCCTTGGCATTGCGCTGTTTGAAAGACTGGAAGGCCGTGACCCCAACGCTCTGATTGGGCTACCGCTGATCGCGCTCTGCGACATGTTGCGCCAAGCGGGCCTTGATCCGCTTGGCGCGCCCTAA
- the rpmF gene encoding 50S ribosomal protein L32 codes for MAVQQNRKTRSKRGMRRSHDALTAPTLSQDKETGTTHLRHHVSPDGFYRGRKVVEV; via the coding sequence ATGGCAGTTCAACAGAACCGTAAAACTCGTTCCAAGCGCGGTATGCGTCGCAGCCACGATGCGCTGACCGCTCCGACGCTGTCTCAGGACAAAGAAACCGGTACGACTCACCTGCGTCACCACGTTTCTCCAGACGGTTTCTACCGTGGTCGTAAAGTGGTTGAGGTATAA
- a CDS encoding YceD family protein, producing the protein MLTSQLPSRVEPYKLAARHERIEGLVALDKLPRLAEEAGDQTGDCHVVLEFGVDAQGRREIRGHLQATLALACRRCLVPLPQEVSSDFLLGMITDEALAAELPASHEPVLVEKEQLDLLTVVEDELILSLPQVVYHDEAECHVSAEQLVSKTEGAASDTAPATNPFAVLNVLKGKK; encoded by the coding sequence ATGTTGACCTCACAACTCCCCAGTCGGGTGGAGCCTTATAAGCTCGCAGCCCGCCACGAACGAATCGAAGGCTTGGTAGCGCTGGATAAGCTGCCACGTCTTGCCGAAGAAGCGGGTGACCAAACCGGCGACTGTCATGTCGTGCTTGAGTTTGGTGTCGATGCTCAAGGTCGTCGTGAAATTCGTGGCCACTTGCAAGCGACGTTGGCGCTTGCCTGCCGACGCTGCCTAGTGCCGCTGCCTCAAGAGGTGAGCAGTGACTTTCTGCTTGGAATGATCACTGATGAAGCCTTGGCGGCCGAGTTGCCTGCTAGTCATGAACCGGTGCTGGTGGAAAAGGAACAGCTGGATCTCCTGACGGTGGTTGAGGATGAGTTGATTCTCAGTCTGCCCCAGGTGGTCTATCACGATGAAGCCGAATGTCATGTCTCGGCGGAGCAGCTGGTCAGCAAAACAGAAGGCGCGGCGTCAGATACAGCGCCAGCGACGAACCCTTTCGCGGTGCTGAATGTCTTGAAAGGCAAAAAATAA
- a CDS encoding HAD family hydrolase: MQYELIIFDWDGTLMDSVPRIVSCMQAAALEAEWGALTAAEVEDIIGLGLPEAIAQLCPGILPAQAERLRERYAHHFVQADATPMAFFGGVEAHIARLRGHEQQRLAVATGKSRRGLERIFAETGSGAWFHASRTADETRSKPHPQMLSELLVELAVPVERAVMVGDTEYDLEMARAVGMDRVGVSYGVHTPERLAMSEPKWIAHSVDELFDRL, from the coding sequence ATGCAGTATGAGTTAATTATATTTGATTGGGACGGCACCTTGATGGACTCGGTGCCGCGGATTGTGTCGTGTATGCAGGCGGCTGCTTTAGAGGCTGAGTGGGGGGCGCTTACAGCGGCTGAGGTGGAAGATATTATTGGCCTGGGGCTACCCGAGGCAATTGCCCAGCTTTGTCCAGGTATTTTACCTGCACAGGCAGAGCGGCTTCGCGAACGTTATGCGCACCACTTTGTGCAGGCCGACGCCACGCCGATGGCGTTTTTTGGCGGTGTCGAAGCTCATATCGCCCGTTTGCGCGGGCATGAGCAGCAGCGTTTAGCGGTCGCAACAGGTAAAAGTCGTCGCGGACTTGAGCGTATTTTTGCTGAGACTGGCAGTGGCGCGTGGTTTCATGCCAGCCGCACCGCGGATGAAACTCGTTCCAAGCCGCACCCACAGATGCTTTCAGAGTTGTTGGTTGAGCTTGCGGTGCCGGTCGAGCGGGCGGTAATGGTCGGCGATACCGAGTATGACTTGGAAATGGCTAGGGCAGTGGGAATGGATCGGGTGGGTGTAAGCTATGGGGTGCATACGCCTGAGCGCTTGGCAATGAGCGAGCCAAAGTGGATTGCCCATAGCGTTGACGAGCTTTTTGATCGGTTATAA
- the plsX gene encoding phosphate acyltransferase PlsX: MRLAIDVMGGDQGPHAIIAGSARAVLEHPGLELILFGPRQQITAELSRLPQPLAAATSRLVARDSPDSVIQGATAAWALRRGRATSMAHMLQCVAQGEAVAGVSAGNTAALVALARRELGMVEGISRPAISTAIPARQGRRCYLLDLGANVDTPAHRLVDFALMGAAMAQCVDGTAVPRVALLNVGAEATKGSASVREADRLLREYASGSAFDYQGYAEGGDLFKGQLDVVVCDGFVGNAVLKASEGLTSMLVERVQMAFESRLSGRLASLLAKPVLKRLKQELDPVRYNGASLLGLRGIVVKSHGSTHADGFYYAIRRALQEVEHNLPARIAGRWQAPSSENDGTCPP; encoded by the coding sequence ATGCGCTTAGCGATTGATGTGATGGGGGGTGACCAAGGCCCTCATGCGATTATCGCAGGCTCCGCAAGGGCGGTGTTGGAACACCCCGGTCTTGAGCTGATTCTGTTTGGCCCGCGTCAGCAGATTACTGCTGAGCTTTCGCGCTTGCCGCAGCCTCTGGCTGCGGCAACGTCACGTTTGGTGGCGCGTGATTCGCCCGATAGCGTGATTCAGGGGGCAACGGCTGCCTGGGCGTTGCGCAGAGGCCGGGCAACGAGCATGGCGCACATGCTGCAGTGTGTCGCCCAGGGTGAGGCGGTGGCTGGCGTAAGCGCAGGTAACACGGCGGCGCTTGTTGCCTTGGCAAGGCGCGAACTGGGGATGGTCGAGGGGATTTCGCGACCGGCGATCAGTACTGCGATTCCAGCCCGCCAAGGGCGCCGTTGTTACTTGCTGGATCTAGGCGCCAATGTGGACACTCCTGCCCATCGACTGGTCGATTTCGCGCTGATGGGGGCGGCGATGGCGCAGTGCGTTGATGGCACCGCGGTGCCGCGCGTGGCGCTACTCAACGTTGGTGCTGAAGCCACCAAGGGAAGTGCTAGCGTACGTGAGGCTGATCGTCTTCTGCGTGAGTATGCCAGTGGTAGTGCTTTCGACTATCAGGGCTATGCTGAGGGTGGTGATCTGTTTAAAGGTCAGCTTGATGTAGTGGTGTGTGATGGCTTTGTGGGCAACGCTGTCCTCAAGGCGAGCGAAGGCTTGACGAGTATGTTGGTTGAGCGCGTGCAGATGGCGTTTGAGTCGCGCCTAAGTGGTCGTTTGGCAAGCCTACTGGCCAAGCCTGTGTTAAAGCGCTTAAAGCAAGAGCTTGATCCCGTGCGCTACAACGGGGCCAGTTTGTTGGGGTTGCGCGGTATCGTAGTGAAAAGTCACGGCAGTACTCATGCCGATGGGTTTTACTACGCTATCCGTCGCGCCCTGCAGGAAGTAGAACATAACTTACCTGCGCGGATCGCAGGCCGCTGGCAAGCGCCATCAAGTGAAAATGATGGCACTTGCCCGCCATGA